One stretch of Flavobacterium sp. 9 DNA includes these proteins:
- a CDS encoding DUF6443 domain-containing protein, translated as MKKYIAIIILLLLAIPSINAQTFSDDNFVYKITPKKKVQASDFSTLTKDSIVQSITYFDGLGRPVQTMAIGQGVGGADIVTPIQYDGFGRQVKEYLPYPVTNSGTNYPRIDTNTAIAALTGIYSSKFVDASNPFSEKQLENSPLGRVLKQAAPGDAWAMNSGHEIKFDYQTNTGTTEVKLYKATATWDSGLGLYDIGFSDATGYYGTNELYKTITYDENTTPGTKVGTEEFKNKEGQVVLKRNYNGTDQFDTYYVYDIYGNLTYVIPPKADGVVDREVLDGLCYQYKYDYRNRLVEKKLPGKQWEFIVYDKLDRPVATGPAASPFKDDATIGWIITKYDVLGRPIYTGWSSDASNSTMRKTLQDAQNLAITLFETKTALNIDKIATGYNNSIEPTNFKLLTVNYYDDYSFPDAQAVPTTIMGQKVLTNVKGLPTGGWTRVLTTLSSIAGETATIFYDDRGRIISTYLKNYLGGKKHIDKELDFSGKTLSSVTEHQRLDSGATILINEKFTYSAQDRLLTHTHQIGNGGTEELMVSNEYDELGQLKSKSVGNSALSPLQKVDFAYNIRGWLTDINDTKDLNQGLDARDLFAFRINYNKVEGSTSYTKELYNGNIAETFWSSGLDASGIKHGYGYQYDQLNRLKDASYQEPKLANSDNYFGENNIEYDKNGNITKLLRERKLSTANPYADPMDNLDYFYKANTNRLMKVTDKSNAPEGFKDDSNGSNDSVDDYDYDLNGNLIKDDNKGITKIEYNHLNLPKKITFGTIGNIEYIYNSTGQKVQKIVTETGKPTITTDYLGGFQYKNNDLEFFSTAEGYVKNTNGNLSYVFQYKDHLGNVRVSYTKNSSNVPEVIDENNYYPFGLTHTSDKILPGTNNKYKFSGKELQDENIGGNQLNLYDYGARNYDPALGRWMNVDNMSEKFHFSSPYVYVNNNPIINVDLDGNEWFYHSVNGGAPTWNWHDGSKYKTGVKDTKGKEVVLDGVEAVVVFTGSRDEKLGSKNGKKGYINGKNAETATVTVYGPGGKDDVHSFSGFTMGSNSKKFGAIDEGTYNANFDEKGKSGALKSNWAVENRGRVRMLDGMINPYAPDQKDENGDGYKTGIFIHTSNQSGFAGEIHDGKSGISVGCLLIVPTDWKEFNNVMSGVKNFKVQVQRTVTTSESSTLKKD; from the coding sequence ATGAAAAAATATATAGCAATAATAATCTTGTTATTACTTGCAATTCCGAGTATAAATGCTCAGACTTTCAGTGATGATAATTTTGTTTACAAAATAACACCTAAAAAGAAAGTTCAGGCGAGTGATTTTAGTACACTGACCAAAGATTCGATTGTTCAAAGTATAACTTATTTTGATGGATTAGGCCGTCCTGTACAAACTATGGCAATAGGTCAGGGAGTTGGTGGGGCAGATATTGTTACTCCAATTCAATATGATGGTTTTGGGAGGCAAGTAAAAGAATATTTGCCTTATCCAGTAACCAATAGCGGGACAAATTATCCCAGAATTGATACAAATACAGCAATAGCTGCTTTAACCGGAATCTACAGTTCAAAATTTGTCGATGCTTCAAACCCATTTTCTGAAAAACAACTTGAGAATTCGCCATTAGGCAGAGTATTAAAGCAAGCTGCTCCAGGCGATGCGTGGGCTATGAATAGTGGTCACGAAATCAAATTTGATTATCAAACCAATACCGGTACAACTGAGGTAAAGTTATACAAAGCCACAGCCACTTGGGATTCGGGATTAGGATTATACGATATTGGTTTTTCGGATGCTACGGGTTATTATGGTACTAATGAATTGTACAAAACGATTACTTATGACGAGAATACAACTCCTGGAACCAAAGTAGGAACTGAAGAATTTAAAAACAAAGAAGGACAAGTAGTTCTAAAACGTAATTATAATGGTACAGATCAATTTGATACTTATTATGTATATGATATTTACGGAAATCTGACTTATGTAATTCCGCCAAAAGCAGACGGAGTTGTAGATCGCGAAGTTCTGGATGGTTTATGTTACCAATATAAATATGATTACAGAAACCGCTTGGTTGAGAAAAAATTACCGGGCAAACAATGGGAGTTTATTGTTTACGATAAATTAGACAGACCGGTGGCAACAGGACCAGCAGCTTCGCCCTTTAAAGACGATGCTACAATAGGCTGGATTATTACGAAATACGATGTTCTTGGACGACCTATTTATACCGGTTGGAGTAGTGATGCTTCAAATTCTACGATGAGAAAAACATTGCAAGATGCGCAAAATTTAGCTATTACTTTGTTCGAAACCAAGACTGCATTAAATATTGATAAAATCGCTACAGGTTATAATAATAGTATAGAACCAACAAATTTCAAACTCTTAACGGTTAATTATTATGATGATTATTCATTTCCGGATGCTCAAGCAGTGCCTACAACGATTATGGGGCAAAAAGTGCTAACTAATGTAAAAGGATTGCCAACAGGAGGCTGGACCAGAGTATTAACAACACTTTCTTCTATTGCAGGAGAGACAGCTACAATTTTTTACGATGATAGAGGAAGAATTATAAGTACTTATCTTAAGAATTATCTAGGAGGTAAAAAACATATAGATAAAGAACTTGATTTTTCAGGAAAAACCTTAAGTAGTGTAACAGAGCATCAGCGTTTGGACAGCGGAGCTACAATCCTTATAAATGAAAAATTCACTTATTCGGCTCAGGATCGTTTATTGACCCATACTCACCAAATAGGGAATGGAGGTACAGAAGAACTTATGGTTTCTAATGAATATGACGAGTTAGGGCAGTTGAAGAGTAAAAGTGTAGGTAATAGTGCTTTAAGTCCTCTTCAGAAAGTTGATTTTGCTTATAATATTAGAGGCTGGCTTACCGATATTAATGATACAAAGGACTTAAATCAAGGTTTAGATGCTAGAGATTTATTTGCTTTTAGAATTAATTACAATAAAGTTGAAGGAAGTACGAGCTATACAAAAGAGCTTTATAACGGAAATATTGCAGAGACTTTTTGGAGTTCAGGTCTTGATGCATCTGGAATTAAACATGGTTATGGTTATCAATACGATCAATTAAATCGTTTAAAAGATGCTTCGTATCAAGAGCCAAAATTGGCGAATAGTGATAATTACTTTGGAGAGAACAACATAGAGTACGATAAGAACGGGAATATTACAAAATTACTACGTGAACGTAAATTAAGTACAGCTAATCCATATGCTGATCCTATGGATAATCTGGATTATTTCTATAAAGCAAACACAAACCGACTTATGAAAGTAACGGATAAATCTAATGCACCGGAAGGCTTTAAAGATGATAGTAATGGTTCTAATGATAGCGTAGACGACTACGATTATGACTTAAACGGAAATTTGATAAAAGACGATAATAAAGGCATAACTAAAATTGAGTATAATCATCTTAATTTACCTAAGAAAATTACATTTGGCACAATAGGCAACATTGAGTATATTTACAACTCAACAGGGCAAAAAGTACAGAAAATTGTCACTGAAACAGGAAAACCTACAATAACAACAGATTATTTGGGAGGCTTTCAGTACAAAAACAATGATCTGGAGTTTTTCTCAACCGCAGAAGGATATGTTAAAAATACAAATGGCAATCTTTCGTATGTGTTTCAGTATAAAGATCACTTAGGAAATGTACGTGTTAGTTATACTAAAAATAGTAGTAATGTTCCTGAAGTTATTGACGAAAATAATTATTATCCTTTTGGACTAACCCATACTAGTGACAAAATTCTACCTGGAACTAATAACAAGTATAAGTTCAGCGGAAAAGAGCTCCAAGACGAGAATATTGGTGGAAATCAATTGAATTTGTATGACTATGGAGCTAGAAATTATGACCCTGCACTTGGACGTTGGATGAATGTCGATAATATGTCTGAGAAATTCCATTTCAGTAGTCCGTATGTTTATGTCAATAATAATCCTATCATTAATGTGGATTTGGATGGTAATGAATGGTTTTATCATTCAGTTAATGGAGGTGCACCTACATGGAATTGGCATGATGGTAGTAAGTATAAAACTGGCGTTAAAGATACTAAAGGAAAAGAAGTAGTTTTAGATGGTGTAGAAGCTGTTGTAGTTTTTACAGGTTCTAGAGATGAAAAATTAGGTTCAAAAAATGGAAAGAAAGGTTATATTAATGGTAAGAATGCTGAGACTGCAACGGTAACGGTATATGGACCAGGTGGAAAAGATGATGTTCATTCTTTTTCTGGCTTTACTATGGGGTCAAATTCTAAAAAATTTGGTGCGATTGATGAAGGAACTTACAATGCAAATTTTGATGAAAAGGGAAAAAGTGGAGCACTTAAATCAAACTGGGCAGTAGAAAACAGAGGAAGAGTTAGAATGTTAGATGGTATGATCAATCCTTATGCGCCGGATCAGAAAGATGAAAATGGAGATGGTTACAAAACAGGAATATTTATTCATACATCAAATCAAAGTGGTTTTGCGGGTGAAATACACGACGGGAAAAGTGGTATTTCTGTAGGTTGCTTATTAATTGTGCCTACTGATTGGAAAGAGTTTAATAACGTTATGAGTGGTGTTAAAAATTTTAAAGTTCAAGTACAAAGAACAGTGACTACAAGTGAGTCATCAACGTTAAAAAAGGATTAA
- a CDS encoding GNAT family N-acetyltransferase produces the protein MSTLYQSPRIIIREFLPQEQQTFLGLFEDNQVTQYLPYASPERYLEMFNELLENYEKKNLSRWAIFDTTNNNFIGMCVARVFVHNTNQIEIGYVLSRAYWGKGVATEVCKAITQYSFANTATKEVVAITDLDNTGSQNVLQKAGFERLNNLIRNEEEIAYFKIERPLV, from the coding sequence ATGTCTACTCTTTATCAAAGCCCACGAATAATTATTCGTGAATTTTTACCTCAGGAACAACAAACATTTTTAGGTCTTTTTGAAGATAATCAAGTTACACAATACCTTCCTTATGCTTCACCAGAAAGATATTTGGAGATGTTTAATGAATTGCTTGAAAATTATGAAAAGAAAAATCTTAGTCGATGGGCTATATTCGATACTACAAATAATAATTTTATAGGAATGTGTGTTGCCCGTGTTTTTGTACACAATACAAACCAAATAGAAATAGGTTATGTACTTAGTAGAGCATATTGGGGAAAAGGCGTTGCTACGGAAGTATGCAAGGCTATAACTCAATATAGTTTTGCAAACACAGCTACGAAAGAAGTTGTCGCTATAACCGATCTTGATAACACGGGATCACAAAACGTGCTGCAAAAAGCCGGATTTGAACGATTGAATAATTTAATAAGAAATGAAGAAGAAATAGCTTATTTTAAGATAGAAAGACCATTAGTTTAA
- a CDS encoding exopolyphosphatase, whose amino-acid sequence MLKKHKSQILFFILLNLFFSINAFSQKNVYAGIEIGRRAIKVSVLEVNNIKKADYDILYFANERISLADHIASFGELPQEDINKVTMIIVDQLKKIKEEFKLREENIFIVAAPVFSSARNIDVLKNKITSLTTKSFDIINVNEEAKMLVKGAIPPVDYSNASLLDIGAQTTKGGYIDELEDNKLEFVPLELDFGTMTLTDAVKKTVVNPNQANDMSTFQEKSFDYNPVLRKKIKEMLDANPLLLKKEKIYLSGGAVWAFATLYYDENVKNHYITLTLEDVINYDAILKNNFVKFTNLAKTNKEMARVLSTYDQKYLISANNILQNFLESIPNLETKKVFFVKDGQVTWLMSYIADRSKKVNTNF is encoded by the coding sequence ATGCTTAAAAAACACAAATCCCAAATTCTATTTTTTATTCTTTTAAATTTATTCTTTTCTATCAATGCATTTTCTCAAAAGAATGTTTATGCCGGAATCGAAATCGGACGTAGAGCAATAAAAGTTTCTGTTCTGGAAGTAAATAATATCAAAAAAGCTGACTATGATATTCTTTATTTTGCAAATGAGAGAATTAGTCTTGCTGATCATATTGCTTCTTTTGGAGAGCTTCCTCAAGAAGACATCAATAAAGTTACTATGATAATTGTTGATCAATTGAAGAAAATCAAAGAGGAATTTAAGCTTCGCGAAGAAAATATCTTTATTGTAGCTGCACCTGTTTTCTCATCTGCTCGTAACATCGATGTTTTAAAAAATAAAATTACTTCGCTAACCACTAAAAGTTTTGATATTATTAATGTCAACGAAGAGGCTAAAATGTTAGTTAAAGGTGCTATACCACCGGTTGATTATTCTAACGCTTCACTACTTGATATTGGCGCTCAAACTACTAAAGGCGGATACATTGACGAACTTGAAGATAACAAATTGGAGTTTGTACCTTTGGAGCTTGATTTTGGTACAATGACACTTACAGATGCCGTAAAAAAGACGGTTGTAAATCCAAATCAGGCGAATGATATGTCAACTTTTCAGGAAAAATCTTTTGATTATAACCCAGTGTTACGCAAGAAGATTAAGGAAATGCTGGATGCAAATCCTCTTCTATTAAAAAAGGAAAAAATCTATTTATCTGGTGGAGCTGTTTGGGCATTTGCAACGTTATATTATGATGAAAACGTTAAAAATCACTACATTACATTAACGCTTGAAGATGTTATCAATTATGATGCAATCCTGAAAAATAACTTTGTGAAGTTTACAAACCTTGCTAAAACTAATAAAGAGATGGCTAGAGTTTTGAGTACATATGACCAGAAATACCTTATTTCGGCAAACAACATTCTACAGAACTTTTTGGAAAGCATTCCAAATTTAGAAACAAAGAAAGTATTCTTTGTTAAAGACGGACAAGTAACTTGGCTTATGTCATACATTGCTGATCGTTCTAAAAAAGTAAATACTAATTTTTAA